The genomic stretch CGGCCATGAATGACGCACTTGATTCACTGTATCGCGAGGTGGTTCTTGATCACTACAAGAATCCGCGCGGCAAGAAGAAACTCGACCATGTCGATTTCAAGAATGAGGGTAAGAACCCGATGTGCGGCGATGAAATCGAGGTGGAACTCGAAGTCGATGGCAACCGCGTGAAGAATCTATCCGTCTCTTGCGCCGGTTGTGCTATCTCTGTCGCTTCCGGTTCAATGCTGTACGAGGTCATAAAGGGCAAGTCCTTGCCCGAGGTTAAGAAGATTGCCCAAATTGTTAAGGCAATGTTGAAAGGTGAAGAACATTCTACCGACGGAATCGACCTTGG from Candidatus Zixiibacteriota bacterium encodes the following:
- a CDS encoding SUF system NifU family Fe-S cluster assembly protein codes for the protein MNDALDSLYREVVLDHYKNPRGKKKLDHVDFKNEGKNPMCGDEIEVELEVDGNRVKNLSVSCAGCAISVASGSMLYEVIKGKSLPEVKKIAQIVKAMLKGEEHSTDGIDLGDLEVLEGVRKFPVRIKCALLSWTTLIDTLDGMEKGRTSKLSSTE